A part of bacterium genomic DNA contains:
- a CDS encoding dual specificity protein phosphatase family protein — protein MKNHILRLLVVFQMVSFISLYRFLYAESEGTSNKIFQAKHWAIPVEKAGLPNFFKVTDELYRGAQPTSEGIRELEKMGIKTVINLRSFHSDKDEIGTTDIKGEHLYVKAWHPEEKEVVKFLKIVTDKTKTPVFVHCQHGADRTGLMVAMYRIAALGWTKDEAIEEMTKGDFGFHEIWGNIVKFIKEADVEEIKKKTGIK, from the coding sequence ATGAAGAATCATATCCTCAGACTGCTGGTTGTTTTTCAAATGGTCAGTTTTATATCCTTGTATAGATTTTTGTATGCTGAATCAGAAGGGACTTCCAATAAAATTTTTCAAGCAAAACATTGGGCAATACCTGTTGAGAAAGCGGGACTGCCTAATTTTTTCAAAGTTACGGATGAATTATACAGAGGGGCCCAGCCGACCTCTGAAGGAATTAGGGAATTAGAAAAGATGGGAATTAAGACTGTTATTAATCTGCGGTCATTTCATTCGGATAAGGATGAAATAGGGACCACTGACATTAAAGGAGAACATCTTTATGTAAAAGCATGGCATCCGGAAGAAAAAGAGGTTGTAAAATTTTTAAAGATTGTAACTGATAAAACAAAAACGCCGGTTTTTGTCCACTGCCAGCATGGTGCGGACAGGACGGGGCTTATGGTTGCGATGTATAGGATTGCGGCCCTTGGCTGGACGAAAGATGAGGCAATCGAGGAAATGACCAAAGGCGATTTCGGATTTCATGAGATATGGGGGAATATTGTTAAATTTATAAAAGAAGCGGATGTTGAAGAAATAAAAAAGAAGACGGGGATAAAGTAG
- a CDS encoding HEAT repeat domain-containing protein: protein MKKIILIIAIFCLSLNCVKLREPQTTTYEGFEQLKNEDWHVRSKFIEELGKTKNIKVIPLLLETLNDKHAFVRCKVIEALGEIGDKSVTQNLIKFYKREKDDLRSRREILISLGKIKDEKAVSFLMKEAKNKNNNKEIRIKSIDALGEIGDKKPVKTLITLLKSEDTDLKISVIYSLGKLKDSQAVEPLISQLGSNDTDVLCEAVYALGEIKDTKAVKPLIPLLKHKEEDVRNEVVTSLNKIKETVPEELILSSNSDVLLKIDDPPSKGVIPLLKDKNSSIRELAAKTLGRAKWKPSTEDEEISYYIAKKDWDMCVKIGERALVPLIEALKDNDISVRKGAVTSLGKIGDERAIEPIIEKTEDPDREIRKISVEALGNIKSPVSKPLVSLLSNSIPRDEIDSLTKIGEPAIVPVLKLFKTSNSPIALSKSADVLGGIPDKRSVKPLVEKLEYNDERVRKASAEALSRLGWIPANDSEKVSYYIAKQEWDKCVEIGTPAVERLIYLWREFNWGYIEREVVINTLVNIGKPAVKPLITALQNKEANKIQENAIITLGRIGDKRAIKPLTKFTGQKEAVRALKKIKAGGDKEYIKIIIPKLKDKNREIRVDAVETLGGMGKLAVEPLINALKNEDWLIRSNAAASLGIIKDSTAVEPLILTLGDKEAHVKRITAYSLGRIGDCRSVKLIINLLEDDIPDVRNTAIQALSSFRCGKILISELQNTKSHKVASTILEEVIWIEPEEKAFCYIGKEKWDSCVKIGGPAVKPLVSALRDEDWKIRKGVAESLEKLNYKLEKEEEKNFYHIAKHEWDKCVNFGKPAEKPLIDLLLDKDALIRKAAAETLDKLKWSASNEEEKVIYLIAKQEWDKCANLGAPVAKRLILLLYKDSNSNIQNAAVNTLVKIGEPSIDSCIWALKYSYRSDVWFKLTDVLSRIGKPALKPLFITLKDGYSYARVGAACALGKMGDTAAVEPLENVLKGDEEIDVKQEVKKALDNIQNKNAGLVRD from the coding sequence ATGAAAAAAATAATATTAATAATAGCAATTTTTTGTCTTTCTTTAAATTGTGTAAAATTACGCGAACCTCAAACTACTACTTATGAAGGATTTGAACAATTAAAAAATGAAGATTGGCATGTAAGAAGCAAGTTTATAGAGGAACTCGGGAAAACAAAAAACATTAAAGTTATCCCATTGCTTTTAGAAACTCTCAATGATAAACATGCTTTTGTCCGGTGTAAAGTTATAGAAGCTTTGGGTGAAATAGGAGACAAAAGTGTAACGCAAAATCTAATCAAATTCTATAAAAGAGAAAAAGATGATTTAAGATCTCGAAGAGAAATACTAATTTCTCTTGGAAAAATTAAAGATGAAAAAGCAGTATCTTTTTTAATGAAAGAAGCAAAGAATAAAAATAATAATAAGGAAATACGCATAAAATCAATCGATGCCCTTGGCGAGATAGGGGATAAAAAACCAGTTAAAACGTTAATTACACTGTTAAAATCCGAAGATACTGATTTGAAAATCAGCGTAATCTATTCGCTTGGTAAGTTAAAAGATAGCCAGGCGGTTGAACCCCTTATTTCCCAGCTCGGCAGTAATGACACGGATGTCCTTTGTGAAGCAGTTTACGCCTTGGGTGAGATAAAAGATACCAAGGCAGTTAAACCGCTTATTCCTTTATTGAAACACAAAGAAGAGGATGTCAGGAATGAAGTGGTCACGTCCTTGAACAAGATAAAAGAAACTGTGCCCGAAGAGCTGATACTTAGCTCTAACTCGGATGTTTTACTTAAAATAGACGACCCGCCAAGCAAGGGAGTTATCCCCTTACTTAAAGACAAGAATAGCAGTATAAGAGAATTAGCGGCGAAAACCCTTGGAAGAGCGAAATGGAAGCCATCTACTGAAGATGAAGAAATATCGTATTACATAGCAAAAAAGGATTGGGACATGTGCGTCAAAATAGGCGAACGTGCTTTGGTTCCGCTTATTGAGGCATTGAAAGATAATGATATTAGCGTTCGTAAAGGCGCTGTGACATCCTTGGGGAAAATAGGCGACGAAAGAGCTATTGAACCAATAATTGAAAAGACCGAAGATCCTGACCGAGAGATTCGAAAAATTTCAGTTGAAGCATTAGGTAATATTAAATCACCAGTATCTAAGCCACTTGTTTCTTTGCTTTCAAATAGTATACCTCGTGACGAGATAGACTCATTGACTAAAATTGGTGAACCAGCAATAGTTCCGGTACTGAAATTATTTAAGACAAGTAACTCCCCAATAGCACTTTCTAAATCGGCGGATGTTCTGGGTGGAATACCGGATAAAAGATCAGTGAAGCCGCTTGTTGAAAAACTTGAATATAATGATGAAAGGGTTAGAAAAGCATCGGCAGAGGCTTTAAGTAGATTAGGTTGGATACCAGCAAATGATTCAGAAAAGGTTTCTTATTATATTGCCAAACAAGAATGGGACAAATGTGTAGAAATTGGCACTCCTGCAGTAGAGCGGCTTATTTATCTTTGGCGAGAATTCAACTGGGGATATATTGAGAGAGAAGTTGTTATAAATACATTGGTAAATATCGGTAAACCCGCAGTAAAACCTCTTATTACTGCACTTCAGAACAAAGAAGCTAATAAAATTCAAGAAAATGCAATAATAACATTAGGAAGAATAGGAGATAAAAGAGCAATAAAACCGCTTACTAAATTTACTGGGCAGAAAGAGGCTGTAAGGGCACTGAAAAAAATAAAGGCTGGAGGGGATAAGGAATATATAAAGATAATAATTCCAAAACTTAAAGATAAAAACAGGGAGATTCGTGTAGATGCGGTTGAAACTCTTGGTGGGATGGGTAAATTAGCAGTGGAGCCATTAATAAATGCCTTAAAAAATGAAGATTGGCTTATTCGCTCAAACGCGGCGGCTTCTTTAGGAATAATTAAAGACAGTACGGCAGTTGAACCATTGATTCTTACGTTGGGGGATAAAGAAGCCCATGTGAAAAGGATAACAGCGTATAGCTTAGGCCGTATAGGGGATTGTCGTTCAGTCAAACTCATTATTAATTTATTAGAAGATGATATCCCTGATGTGCGGAATACAGCTATTCAAGCCTTGTCTTCATTCAGATGTGGGAAAATATTAATTTCCGAATTGCAAAATACAAAATCCCATAAAGTAGCATCGACTATACTGGAAGAGGTTATCTGGATTGAACCAGAAGAAAAAGCATTTTGCTATATCGGAAAAGAAAAATGGGATAGCTGCGTGAAGATAGGCGGCCCCGCGGTAAAGCCACTGGTTTCAGCGCTTCGAGACGAAGACTGGAAAATACGCAAAGGCGTGGCGGAATCTCTGGAAAAACTAAATTATAAACTGGAAAAAGAAGAAGAGAAAAATTTTTACCATATCGCAAAACATGAATGGGACAAATGCGTAAATTTTGGCAAACCGGCGGAAAAACCTTTGATTGATTTACTTTTGGACAAGGATGCTTTAATCAGAAAAGCCGCGGCTGAAACTCTGGATAAATTGAAATGGTCAGCCTCAAACGAAGAAGAAAAGGTAATATATCTTATTGCAAAACAGGAATGGGATAAATGTGCTAACCTCGGCGCGCCGGTGGCGAAGAGGCTGATTCTTCTATTGTATAAAGACTCAAATAGTAATATTCAAAACGCGGCTGTGAATACCTTAGTCAAAATAGGCGAACCGTCGATTGATTCCTGTATCTGGGCGTTGAAATACAGCTATCGAAGCGATGTCTGGTTTAAGTTAACGGATGTTTTAAGCAGGATAGGCAAACCAGCATTGAAGCCCTTATTTATTACTCTGAAAGATGGCTACAGTTACGCTCGCGTCGGAGCCGCGTGTGCTTTGGGTAAAATGGGCGATACTGCCGCAGTAGAACCTCTTGAAAATGTCTTAAAAGGCGATGAGGAGATCGATGTTAAACAGGAAGTAAAAAAGGCTCTGGATAATATTCAGAATAAAAATGCTGGATTGGTCAGAGATTAA